In a genomic window of bacterium:
- a CDS encoding PorV/PorQ family protein: protein MRYKLLILISSLILITSNCWAKSSKGTAGVPFLKIGVGARAVAMGEGFSALADDITAVYWNPAGLTQLTKPEISTVYNDWFEGIGHGFLGFAFPVSSKKAMGFNIIYLDAGKIPGYADSPDESTGNFSGRDTAFAFSYSSIITESICIGMTIKGIVQKIEQEEASSFAIDIGQLYQTPMEGLTLATVLQNVGPKIKFAVEGDSLPLTLKLGSAYRFKEQPLAVTCDLTKPIDNNWKMNLGVELWFRNLVALRGGFNSQIFKDFGTGITCGFGCNIKHYQVDYAFVPYDELGNTHRLAVTFRFDVR, encoded by the coding sequence ATGAGGTATAAACTATTAATTTTAATAAGTTCACTTATTCTAATCACAAGTAACTGTTGGGCAAAATCATCTAAAGGGACGGCAGGTGTGCCTTTTTTAAAGATAGGTGTTGGTGCCAGAGCGGTGGCTATGGGTGAAGGATTTTCTGCCTTAGCCGATGACATTACCGCTGTCTATTGGAATCCCGCGGGCTTAACACAACTGACTAAACCTGAAATATCTACGGTATATAATGATTGGTTTGAAGGCATTGGTCATGGGTTTCTGGGGTTTGCCTTCCCGGTTTCCAGCAAAAAGGCAATGGGTTTTAATATCATCTACTTAGATGCAGGGAAAATTCCTGGTTATGCCGATTCGCCAGATGAAAGCACCGGTAATTTCTCTGGCAGAGATACTGCCTTCGCCTTCAGTTATTCCTCGATTATCACTGAATCTATCTGCATTGGTATGACAATTAAAGGGATTGTGCAAAAGATAGAACAAGAAGAAGCATCCTCATTTGCAATTGATATTGGTCAATTATACCAGACGCCAATGGAAGGTTTGACTTTAGCTACCGTTCTTCAAAATGTGGGACCAAAGATAAAATTTGCGGTTGAAGGAGATAGCTTACCATTAACCCTTAAATTGGGTAGTGCCTATCGATTTAAAGAACAACCATTAGCGGTTACCTGTGATTTAACAAAACCAATAGATAATAATTGGAAGATGAATCTTGGGGTTGAATTATGGTTTAGAAACTTAGTTGCCTTGCGTGGTGGATTTAATTCACAGATATTTAAAGACTTTGGCACGGGAATTACCTGCGGATTTGGATGCAATATCAAACATTACCAGGTAGATTATGCCTTTGTGCCTTATGATGAATTGGGCAATACCCACCGCCTTGCGGTTACTTTTAGATTTGATGTGAGATGA
- a CDS encoding lysophospholipid acyltransferase family protein has translation MTRGKIYDKSILVKQKFLNLIIPFLAHLLIKLLYNTLKIKVIGEENIRQLKQEGKTLIYAFWHGRQFLLVPYMSHRQIVIMVSLSRDGEYQSKILKKFGCRIFRGSTTRGGTRALLELIKQTKQGDDFGFAVDGPTGPIYEPKEGIISLAKKKKAYIVPLTTAVKKKWILEKAWDKFQIPYPFTQGIIIFGKPYQISEKKDVSEESQILKQKLNAITEQADEFW, from the coding sequence TTGACAAGAGGGAAAATTTATGATAAAAGTATATTAGTGAAACAAAAGTTTTTAAACTTGATTATCCCTTTTTTAGCACATTTACTGATTAAATTACTTTATAACACCTTAAAAATAAAAGTTATTGGAGAAGAAAATATCAGGCAATTAAAACAAGAAGGAAAAACTTTGATTTATGCCTTCTGGCATGGGAGACAATTCCTTCTGGTGCCATATATGAGTCATCGCCAGATTGTGATAATGGTTAGTTTAAGTCGTGATGGAGAATATCAAAGCAAGATTTTAAAAAAATTTGGATGCAGGATATTTCGTGGTTCAACAACAAGAGGCGGGACAAGAGCATTATTAGAACTGATAAAGCAAACAAAACAGGGTGATGATTTTGGATTTGCTGTTGATGGACCAACAGGACCTATTTATGAACCAAAAGAAGGAATAATATCTCTTGCAAAAAAGAAAAAGGCATACATTGTCCCATTAACCACTGCGGTTAAAAAAAAGTGGATATTGGAAAAGGCATGGGATAAATTTCAAATCCCGTATCCTTTTACTCAAGGAATAATAATTTTTGGGAAACCATACCAGATATCTGAAAAAAAAGATGTAAGCGAGGAGAGTCAAATATTAAAGCAAAAGTTAAATGCTATCACTGAACAAGCAGATGAATTTTGGTAA